From Thermus neutrinimicus, the proteins below share one genomic window:
- a CDS encoding COG2426 family protein: MPPELYVILVAALPVVELRGAIPLGVALGLSPEEAFLLALLGNLLVAPVALFLLPWGVALLTRVPLLARLWAALEARVRLRGEEQVQRLGALGLFLFVAVPFPGTGAWSGAVLSVVLGLKRRYALLAISLGVLAAGLIVLLLTGGAVAGLNYLR, from the coding sequence ATGCCTCCTGAGCTGTACGTGATCCTGGTGGCTGCCCTGCCGGTGGTGGAGCTAAGGGGAGCCATTCCCTTGGGGGTGGCCCTGGGGCTTTCCCCGGAGGAGGCCTTCCTGCTGGCCCTCTTGGGCAACCTGCTGGTGGCCCCGGTGGCCCTCTTCCTCCTTCCCTGGGGGGTGGCCCTTTTGACCCGGGTTCCCCTCCTGGCCAGGCTCTGGGCGGCCCTCGAGGCCCGGGTGCGCCTGAGGGGAGAGGAGCAGGTGCAGCGCCTAGGGGCCTTGGGCCTTTTCCTCTTCGTGGCCGTGCCCTTCCCGGGCACTGGGGCCTGGAGCGGGGCGGTGCTTTCCGTGGTCTTGGGTCTGAAAAGGCGTTACGCCCTCCTGGCCATCTCCCTGGGGGTGCTGGCGGCTGGGCTCATCGTCCTCCTCCTTACGGGTGGGGCGGTGGCCGGGCTAAACTACCTGCGATGA
- the rplT gene encoding 50S ribosomal protein L20: MPRAKTGVVRRRKHKKILKLAKGYWGLRSKSVRKARETLFAAGNYAYAHRKRKKRDFRKLWIVRINAACRQHGLNYSSFIHGLKKAGVELDRKVLADLAVREPQAFAELVEKAKAARA, encoded by the coding sequence ATGCCGCGCGCCAAAACCGGTGTCGTTCGCCGCAGGAAGCACAAGAAGATCCTCAAGCTGGCCAAGGGGTATTGGGGCCTCCGCTCCAAAAGCGTCCGCAAGGCCCGGGAAACCCTCTTCGCTGCAGGTAACTACGCCTATGCCCACCGCAAGCGCAAGAAGCGGGATTTCCGCAAGCTCTGGATCGTGCGCATCAACGCCGCCTGCCGCCAGCATGGCCTAAACTACTCCAGCTTTATCCACGGCCTGAAGAAGGCGGGGGTGGAGCTGGACCGCAAGGTGCTGGCCGATTTGGCGGTGCGGGAGCCCCAGGCCTTTGCTGAGCTGGTGGAGAAGGCCAAGGCCGCTCGCGCCTAA
- the rpmI gene encoding 50S ribosomal protein L35, with amino-acid sequence MPKMKTHKGAKKRVKVTASGEVVAMKTGKRHLNWHKSGKTIRQKGRKFALAQVEAERIKLLLPYE; translated from the coding sequence ATGCCGAAGATGAAGACCCATAAGGGCGCCAAGAAGCGGGTGAAGGTGACCGCTTCGGGCGAGGTGGTGGCCATGAAGACCGGAAAGCGGCACCTCAACTGGCACAAGTCTGGGAAGACCATCCGCCAGAAGGGGCGGAAGTTTGCCCTGGCCCAGGTGGAGGCGGAGCGGATCAAGCTCCTGCTGCCCTACGAGTAA
- the infC gene encoding translation initiation factor IF-3, producing MKEYLVNERIRARQVRVIGADGQQLGIMDTREALRLAQEQDLDLVLVGPTADPPVARIMDYSKWRYEQQVAEKEARKKAKRTEVKSIKFRVKIDDHDYQTKLNHIKRFLAEGHKVKVTIMFRGREMSHPELGERLLERVAEDLKGLAVVEMKPELLGRDMNMLLAPAKVSA from the coding sequence ATAAAGGAGTACCTGGTTAACGAACGTATCCGCGCACGGCAGGTGCGGGTGATCGGAGCCGATGGGCAGCAGCTGGGCATCATGGACACCCGGGAGGCCTTGCGCCTGGCCCAGGAGCAGGACCTGGACCTGGTGCTGGTGGGCCCCACCGCCGACCCTCCCGTGGCCCGCATCATGGACTACTCCAAGTGGCGCTACGAGCAGCAGGTGGCGGAGAAGGAGGCCCGCAAAAAGGCCAAGCGCACCGAGGTGAAGTCCATCAAGTTCCGGGTCAAGATCGACGACCACGACTATCAGACCAAGCTGAACCATATCAAGCGCTTTCTGGCCGAAGGCCACAAGGTCAAGGTCACCATCATGTTCCGCGGACGGGAGATGAGCCATCCCGAGCTGGGCGAAAGGCTTCTGGAACGGGTGGCCGAGGACCTAAAGGGCCTGGCCGTGGTGGAGATGAAGCCCGAGCTCTTAGGCCGGGATATGAACATGCTCTTGGCCCCGGCCAAGGTCTCAGCCTAA
- a CDS encoding enoyl-CoA hydratase/isomerase family protein — translation MVQVERGRIYRIFLNDPDRRNPLSPQMVEGLLQALEEAEQDPEARVLVLSGRGSAFSAGADLAFLEKVTELGAEENYRHSLSLMRLFHRLYTFPKPTVAAVNGPAVAGGAGLATACDLLVMDQEARLGYTEVKIGFVAALVSVILVRAVGEKVAKDLLLTGRLVGAEEAKALGLANRIAKPGKALEEALGLAEELAKNAPTSLRLTKELLLALPGMGLEDGFRLAALANAWIRETGDLREGIRAFFEKRPPRF, via the coding sequence ATGGTCCAGGTGGAGAGAGGCCGGATCTATCGGATCTTCCTCAACGATCCCGACCGCAGAAACCCCCTTTCCCCCCAGATGGTGGAAGGGCTTTTGCAGGCCCTCGAGGAGGCGGAGCAAGACCCCGAGGCCCGGGTCCTGGTCCTTTCCGGCCGGGGAAGCGCCTTCAGCGCCGGGGCCGACCTGGCCTTCCTGGAGAAGGTGACAGAGCTTGGCGCTGAGGAAAACTACCGCCACTCCCTCTCCCTGATGCGCCTCTTCCACCGCCTTTACACCTTCCCCAAGCCCACGGTGGCCGCGGTGAACGGCCCGGCGGTGGCGGGCGGGGCGGGTTTGGCCACCGCCTGCGACCTGTTGGTCATGGACCAGGAGGCCAGGCTGGGCTACACCGAAGTGAAGATCGGCTTTGTGGCCGCCCTGGTCTCCGTGATCCTGGTGCGGGCCGTGGGGGAGAAGGTGGCCAAGGACCTCCTCCTCACGGGCCGCCTGGTGGGGGCGGAGGAGGCCAAGGCCCTGGGCTTGGCCAACCGCATCGCCAAGCCCGGCAAAGCCCTGGAGGAGGCCTTAGGCCTGGCGGAGGAGCTGGCCAAGAATGCCCCCACCTCCTTGCGCCTCACCAAGGAGCTCCTCCTCGCCCTGCCGGGGATGGGCCTCGAGGATGGCTTCCGCCTGGCCGCCTTGGCCAACGCCTGGATCCGGGAGACCGGGGACCTAAGGGAGGGCATCCGGGCCTTCTTTGAGAAGCGGCCACCCAGGTTTTGA
- a CDS encoding glutamine--tRNA ligase/YqeY domain fusion protein: MGLVPPCFITEIVEKDLREGKYKKLLTRFPPEPNGYLHIGHARSIVLNFGLALDYGGECNLRYDDTNPETEKEEYARAIEEDVRWLGFTPDRVLYASDYFEIMYRCALELIQEGKAYVDDLSEEEMSELRAQGKPSPYRNRSVEENLELFERMRRGEFPTGSRVLRAKIDPAHPNFKLRDPVLYRVVHAPHYHAGNRWVIYPLYDYAHPLEDLIEGVSHSLCTLEFENNRAIYDWVIENLKGKCGLSESPRPYQYEFARLDLTHTVLSKRKLIRMVEGGLVTGWDDPRLPTLRALRRRGVRPEAIREFVRRTGISRHEARIEMELFEEVVRDDLNPIAPRVLGVLEPLRVVLTNYQGEEWLEAPYWPRDIGKEGTRPLPFSPELFIERSDFSLNPPKGWKRFAPGQRVRLRHAYVVELEDVVEENGEVKLLKARVVPGTLGANPLDGIKPKGVIHWVSARHALPAEFRLYGRLFLTEDPEEGGDFLKNLNPKALEVKQGFMEPSVAQDPPETRYQLERLGYFWQDPVDSRPGRLVMNRIVPLKEGYRPQEGG, translated from the coding sequence ATGGGCCTTGTTCCCCCCTGTTTCATCACCGAGATCGTGGAGAAGGACCTGCGGGAAGGGAAGTACAAAAAGCTCCTTACCCGCTTCCCCCCGGAACCCAACGGCTATCTGCACATCGGCCATGCCCGAAGCATCGTGTTGAACTTTGGCCTGGCCCTGGACTACGGAGGCGAGTGCAACCTGCGCTACGATGACACAAATCCGGAAACGGAAAAGGAGGAGTACGCCCGGGCCATAGAGGAGGACGTGCGCTGGCTGGGCTTCACCCCAGATAGGGTCCTATACGCCTCCGATTACTTCGAAATCATGTACCGGTGCGCCCTGGAGCTCATCCAGGAGGGCAAGGCCTACGTGGACGATCTCTCGGAAGAGGAGATGAGCGAGCTCAGGGCCCAGGGAAAGCCAAGCCCTTACCGGAACCGGAGCGTGGAGGAAAACCTGGAGCTCTTTGAGAGGATGCGCCGGGGGGAGTTCCCCACGGGGAGCCGGGTCTTAAGGGCTAAGATCGACCCCGCCCACCCCAACTTCAAGCTCCGGGACCCCGTGCTCTACCGCGTCGTCCATGCCCCGCATTACCATGCGGGGAACCGCTGGGTCATCTATCCCCTTTACGATTACGCCCATCCCCTCGAGGACCTCATCGAAGGCGTCAGCCACTCCCTTTGCACCCTGGAGTTCGAGAACAACCGGGCCATCTACGACTGGGTGATCGAGAACCTGAAGGGGAAGTGCGGCCTGTCCGAGTCCCCAAGGCCCTACCAGTACGAGTTCGCCCGCCTGGACCTCACCCACACGGTGCTCTCCAAGCGAAAGCTCATCCGGATGGTGGAGGGAGGCTTGGTCACGGGCTGGGACGACCCCAGGCTTCCCACCCTAAGGGCCTTGAGGCGGCGGGGGGTGCGCCCCGAGGCCATAAGGGAGTTCGTGCGGCGCACGGGCATCTCCCGCCACGAGGCCCGCATCGAGATGGAGCTCTTTGAGGAGGTGGTGCGGGATGACCTGAACCCCATCGCCCCCAGGGTCTTGGGGGTTTTGGAACCCCTAAGGGTGGTCCTCACCAACTACCAGGGGGAGGAGTGGCTGGAAGCCCCTTACTGGCCCAGGGATATCGGCAAGGAGGGCACCAGGCCCCTGCCCTTCTCCCCGGAGCTCTTCATCGAGCGCTCGGACTTCAGCCTCAACCCCCCCAAGGGCTGGAAGCGCTTTGCCCCGGGGCAAAGGGTGCGCCTAAGGCACGCCTACGTGGTGGAGCTGGAAGACGTGGTGGAGGAAAACGGGGAGGTGAAGCTCCTCAAAGCCCGGGTCGTCCCCGGCACCCTGGGAGCCAACCCCCTAGACGGCATCAAGCCCAAAGGGGTCATCCACTGGGTTTCCGCCCGGCACGCCCTGCCCGCGGAGTTCAGGCTTTACGGCAGGCTTTTCCTGACCGAAGACCCCGAGGAGGGCGGGGATTTCCTGAAGAACCTGAATCCAAAGGCCCTCGAGGTCAAGCAGGGCTTCATGGAACCCAGCGTGGCCCAGGACCCACCGGAGACCCGCTACCAACTGGAAAGGCTGGGTTACTTCTGGCAGGACCCGGTGGACTCCCGCCCAGGGCGGCTGGTGATGAACCGCATCGTGCCCCTCAAGGAGGGCTACCGGCCCCAGGAGGGGGGCTAA